In the Malus domestica chromosome 16, GDT2T_hap1 genome, one interval contains:
- the LOC139193078 gene encoding uncharacterized protein, producing MNLLVWNCRGLGNPRKVQALQDIIQQKDPKLVFLCETKCKAEFLNGLRIKLGFRRVFGVSSNGQSRGLGLFWSGDINLRIISSSERFIDSEIGAIGDAVHWRFTGFYEHQATKERQISWDIMRQLATSCSLPWLIGGDFNELLGIHEKEGGPVRPMNQIMAFQNAVCDCHLHDLGFLGTPYTWITTRAGVSKNG from the coding sequence ATGAATTTACTAGTTTGGAACTGCCGAGGGCTTGGGAACCCTCGGAAAGTTCAGGCTTTGCAGGATATTATCCAGCAAAAAGATCCCAAATTGGTTTTCCTATGTGAAACCAAGTGCAAGGCAGAGTTTCTAAATGGCCTAAGGATAAAGTTGGGCTTTAGAAGAGTATTCGGAGTTAGTTCAAATGGACAGTCGAGAGGACTTGGGCTATTTTGGTCTGGAGATATCAACTTGAGAATCATTTCTTCCTCAGAGAGATTTATTGACTCTGAGATTGGAGCAATAGGCGATGCAGTTCATTGGCGATTCACCGGCTTTTACGAACACCAGGCAACTAAGGAGCGCCAAATATCCTGGGATATTATGCGGCAATTAGCTACGAGTTGCTCCCTTCCATGGCTGATTGGAGGGGACTTCAATGAATTATTGGGTATCCATGAGAAGGAAGGGGGACCAGTTCGTCCAATGAATCAAATAATGGCATTTCAGAATGCAGTATGCGATTGCCACCTACACGATTTGGGTTTCTTGGGAACTCCTTACACCTGGATTACTACCAGGGCAGGGGTATCAAAGAACGGCTAG